TTCAATACCGATccttcattttatttattttccggcCCTTTCTTATCCTCTTGACTATCTTTTTCTCTTCAAGCTGTATACGGTCACTCATTCTCACCACTGACATTATTGTTTAGGTCCCAATGGATCATGCTTTCCTGCACACGTGAAATCTCCTTGGATTGACCAACACAAAATAATGTGCTAAATGTTCGCATGATATATCATTTGGGCTCAAAATAGCACGAGCTTTTGATGAAGTGCATCAACAAATTGAGTCAATTAGCAATACTTTTCTTAAAATGAGTAGATTCTTACATGCCACcacaaaaatccccaaatccttCTTTATACCATTCCTTGTGTCACTCACAAGTGATGGCAATACAAAGGACTGTAAAAGTGCAGTGGCAAAATTAAACTTTTAAGCATATAGCCAGAAGTTGACTTGCTCGGCAGACCAAGTTAGGTCATGTAGAAGTTAGCAACTGACTGTAAACTAGTGTTTATAGGAATGAATACACTCATGGACCTTCAAATTAGACACTCGTTCTTACCTAATTGAGTGCAACTAATTTTCTTCATTATTGCTTATCTTTCTGCATCTATTGACTTACACGCTCCAATCATTTTGGCCTACTACATTACAAATCCCCGCTAAAACTTTGTGTGGCAACTGGCAATGGATGTGGCTGTCCATCAGAACGTAGCTGTTTATAAGGAGGCATAGACTCAAGTGCTTCTGAAATAATGGAATCTGGAGCAATGTAGACCACTGTATATAGTAGTGTTTTTCGCTTATCTTTTTCCATGAAAGCAAACTAAAGCCGTAAATATTTGATCAAATGGAATCTTTTCATAATGTTGAGAAGGCTATCTTTAAACAGTACTGAAGAAAAATACCTCTAATTGTTCCGATTTGTTTCCTCTGTATGGAGCTGTATTCCGTGAACTTTTGACACTATATGATGGGAAAAGAGAGGAGTAAGGTTATATTCATTGTACAAACAGTATCAGCAGAGCGTAAAAGAGAAGTATTCCTTTACCTGTTAGACTGCTGGTTTCTTCTCCAGATCGAACTGCACACTGTGTCGTTGTTGAGTGTTTGAGCATGGCTATATATTTTCTTGACTGACAAATGAGAGAACTATGGATTGATTTTGGATTTTTCACTGCAGTGGATGCATCGATCGATTCTTCGCCAAGCCCCAGTGAAGGCGGTGGATGATGCAGGACTGAAGGTGTCACAGGCAGAGGGATGTTTATATAATGGAGTCTGGAGCAGCGGTACGTGCCCATTTTACAGTAGCACCGCAACCTTCTCCCTGAACGTGGCGCCCTCTCTTACAAGTGGCCTACATAGCACAGGTGTCTAACAGCAGATGATTCGGTCtccttttttattctggtcactCTACCTTTTATAGTGGGGGCAGCGCCTAGACTTTCTTCAGAAAATGGAGTCCTCGAGTCTAGACCATGCTTCACACAGATATGTACACACTCAGTAGTTTACTCACCTCCTTGGATCTTCTCCATCCTATGTCTGTGAGATCCCCACTGCTTCAGCTGTGCGTCAGGTCAAGTCCTGTCCGACCTTTTGATCTGTCTCTAAGATGTATAGGATGTGTTGTTCtaggtaattttttttaactctcTTGTTTCTGTTGGGAGGTGCCTTTTTTGCTGTACTGTTTTTCGTTTGACAGATTATCAGTACAGGCAGTATTATAGTGGTATACTTTGTCTACTCTACAAAGGGAATAAATCTGAATGTTGGTAAAAATTGTGTCCTTAATATTGCTTGTAGTCAGGATTTTTAAGACAAGAGATATGGGCAAGTTTATCTTTGGATATAATTCAGTTTCCGTAATGAGTTTCTGATCTTCTTGCTGCTTTACCTGTTTTCGATTACGTATACACAGATAGTTCATTTCTGACCACACATATTTGCAACTGTTGAATTCCGACCAGTTTCCTTCAAGGGAgaatttgaaccatgccacacaaattttgcaaaatttgtgatatgccaccctgccccacatgtcattgactcatgtgggtcttacatgtcattgagatacgggtggcatatctcaaattttgcaaatatagggtggcatggttccaacaaacccTTGCTTCAATTGTTAAATCATTCACCACAATGCACTTTCTTCTTGCTTTAGTTGAAGTATTTTTCTCGTAAATCTTGCTGCCCATGCTAATTGTTTTGACTTACTTTCCTGTATTGCCATATGATCCTTTGTTTCCCTGTGTACAATTGGCAATCTGGTGTATTGATCAAAGCGATGTGATGTATAAAAACTACAAAAATGGATCAAATATAAAAATCAAGTGATGAGTAAGAACTAGACTGCAACGTAAAAATGGTATCAAATACAACAATTATGTCTTTGCGGTTGCGGAGCTGCACACCTTGAGCACCTAAAATTGCCTACCAGAAAACTCAGTATTACAACCAGTTTTTTTGGAAGGAGTACAAATCAAAAGGAAGTATATTGCACACACCTTCTTGCTTCTTGTGATAAGAGCCATTGCATCTTTGCTACTTGCACATCTGTTGAATTCTTGAGCAGAGCTTCCAATTTATTGCATCACAAGTGGGCTGTAGTCTGCAGGTGCTTGACTATATGCTGGAAGAAAGCTGAAAAATCTTTGAGCTGTAACAATTTTTGGACCCTTCCATCTTCAGTTAATGCCATGCTCCAGACTGCAAGGTACGTGGAAATTACATCAGTTCAGGTGCTAGAATGCTGCTGTCCGTTGTTCAGCATTCATCAACACCATTGCAACGTCTCTCCCCAAGGTAATTACATTCTTATCCTTGCATTGTTTGCCCTTCTTTCACGGATGATATTAAGGTCACTCAGGATAACTAGGAAATAAAGCCTACTGTTAGCTTCAGGGTAAAAACAAAATGCTGGAACAAAGAAATTTGGGCGTTTTCTACAGCCTCTTTGGGCTATTTCTGCACTTTGAAAGATTCTTCAGCCACTTGGTTCACATGCTGCAACTCTTGATCGTCCATATCCTCTTGAAGCTTAAAGCTTTCTTTTGTGTAGCCTGCATTCCATAGATATGCAAGCATTTCTTCTTGTTATCTCTAACTTGGAGTAACTTATGTTTGATGGAAATCAGGAAGAGGGTTAGAGCAAGTTTGATAGCCTGATTGATGCTCTGTTTTTGTCAAGTCTCAAGTGCAGTCCATTGCTCTTTATCGAGAATCGAGATGCTTGATTTTGCGGAAGACTTGCCTTATTATTCTAATTCCAGGTGTGTCTATAATTCTGTGGCCCCTATTGATAAACAAGACTAAATCATACTCTAGTTTAACGTGCATCTTGGTAGTGATTTTGTACACTTAGGACTTGAAGGTTTTGAAAGGTGCAACTTAGAACATGAATTTTACTGTCCTGAACCGTCAGTGATTTCTTCTGTATTATATCCACACTTGCTATTTGCTAGGCACTGCTCTAGTTATAGTTGCACAGCAGAGTGTCTCAGAGAAAACGAAGTTGTGAGCTATGATATATTCTCTTATGGAAACAGGGAAAAAAGAATCATAAATCATCCCTCCTCTCCTTGATCTTATGCATTGTTCATAAAAAGCATGTCCATTTCAAACGAGACGAAAAAACTTACAGAATGCACAAGAAATATGTCCATATATCACAGTATCACTCTTGAGTCCTCTTGTTCAAATCATCGATGAAAACTCTTGCCAACCAATGATAACTATGAGTGGCCAAAACATGAGTAACATTACCTTAAATATGCTAGATCTTAACACTGGCAATACTCCTGGTCTAACACATAGCACCAACAAAAGCTTAGTAAATTTCTCGGTTATCGAGGGGGAATGGAGGATCCCTACCGAGAGAATCACCACGATGACTGCAGGAGAGGTCTTGGCAGCAACCGGAGTGATCATGATATAAACAGCTATTGCAAAGGCTATTGGCAAGGATCCTACCGCGTTCAGAGACAGCCAGATGGAGATATTGTAGTGCGTGTAGCGCATCGGCAACTCTACCGTTGGTGTCCCGGCGAACACAAGGCTCAGGACGGCCAACGACGAGCAGAAGAAGGCCAGCGTGTTTGCCATCACGAACCCTTGGAATTGCTTCGCTCGAGCTAGAGTTGGCGTTCCTCCGTTGGCGTGGTCATCGGCTATGTAACCCCCTGGCAACGCGAAAGTGGCGCCAAACGCCATCGTCGTGATCAAGACCAAGCCAACGCTGAGAAATTGCGTCGAATTTGACTCCCtctgtattttaatatatgacgccgttaacttttttatcaacgtttaactattcgttttattcaaattttttatgcaaatatgaaaatatttatgtcatgcttaaagaacatttgatgatgaattaaGTCACacttaaataaataataattacataattttttttaaataagatgaataatcaaacgttgaacaaaaagtcaatggcgtcatacattaaaatataatatagagGTAGTACTATTTCTGACCCTTTTTCCTCATTCTCGGCTTCAGATTGGGGTCCGTGTTCTTCCGTACCAGCAGCATCCATCCGAGAAATGCCGCGGGTAGCATTGGCGGCTATCAGTGTTTCCTGTATCAAAATCCGCGAGTTCTGCAGAGAGGAGGTACAAATCTTAGTTTCTCTtattttttctcaaattttacCAAACATGTGAGAACAAAGCATTCAATTTTTGGAATTCGACGTGTTACCAGGAGACAGTAGAGTCCTGTCGGGATAGTGTTAATAGAGAGTTCCAGCGGGGTATGTCCACTACTGTTTGGTAAGTTCAAGTCCACCTGCTTGTTGACGAACAGGCAGGCGAAAATCCACCAATCCCCAGCTTCTACAGCTAGGTGCAGAGCAGTGTTCCCTTCGTT
Above is a window of Oryza sativa Japonica Group chromosome 10, ASM3414082v1 DNA encoding:
- the LOC136353805 gene encoding protein ACCELERATED CELL DEATH 6-like, which gives rise to ASYIKIQRESNSTQFLSVGLVLITTMAFGATFALPGGYIADDHANGGTPTLARAKQFQGFVMANTLAFFCSSLAVLSLVFAGTPTVELPMRYTHYNISIWLSLNAVGSLPIAFAIAVYIMITPVAAKTSPAVIVVILSVGILHSPSITEKFTKLLLVLCVRPGVLPVLRSSIFKVMLLMFWPLIVIIGWQEFSSMI